The following are encoded together in the Glycine max cultivar Williams 82 chromosome 8, Glycine_max_v4.0, whole genome shotgun sequence genome:
- the LOC100808324 gene encoding hexokinase-1 has protein sequence MGKVAVGAAVVCAAAVCAAAALVVRHRMISSRKWSRAMAILKEFEEKCGTPIVKLRQVADAMDVEMHAGLASEGGSKLNMLISFVDNLPTGDEEGLYYALDLGGTNFRVLRVHLGGKDKGVIGQEFEEVSIPPNLMTGSSDALFDFIAAALAKFVGSEPEGFHPPPGRQRELGFTFSFPVRQTSIASGTLIKWTKGFNIEDAVGEDVVGELTKSMEKIGLDMRVAALVNDTIGTLAGGRFYNQDVIAAVILGTGTNAAYVERAHAIPKWHGLIPKSGDMVINMEWGNFRSSHLPLTEYDLALDAQSLNPGEQIFEKLISGMYLGEVVRRALLKMAEEADFFGDTVPPKLKVPFILRTPDMSAMHHDTSSDLKVVGNKLKDILEISNTSLKMRKIVVELCDIVATRGARLAAAGILGILKKIGRDTVKVGEKQKSVIALDGGLFEHYTKFRECLESALKELLGDEAAETIVIEHANDGSGIGAALLAASHSQYLGVEES, from the exons ATGGGGAAGGTCGCGGTGGGAGCTGCCGTTGTCTGCGCCGCCGCCGTATGCGCTGCGGCGGCGCTGGTGGTGCGCCACCGCATGATTAGTTCCCGGAAGTGGAGTCGCGCCATGGCGATACTGAAGGAGTTTGAGGAGAAGTGTGGCACCCCAATTGTGAAGCTAAGACAAGTGGCTGATGCCATGGATGTTGAGATGCACGCGGGTCTCGCATCTGAAGGTGGTAGCAAGCTCAATATGTTGATTAGTTTTGTCGATAATCTCCCAACTGG GGATGAGGAAGGCCTCTATTATGCATTGGATCTTGGCGGCACAAACTTCCGTGTCCTTCGTGTACATTTAGGGGGGAAAGACAAAGGTGTTATCGGCCAGGAGTTTGAAGAAGTTTCAATTCCTCCAAATTTGATGACTGGCTCTTCAGAT GCATTGTTCGATTTTATAGCAGCAGCTCTTGCAAAGTTTGTTGGTTCAGAACCTGAAGGTTTTCATCCTCCCCCTGGAAGACAAAGAGAACTGGGTTTTACATTCTCATTCCCAGTGAGGCAAACATCGATTGCATCTGGGACTCTAATAAAGTGGACTAAAGGTTTCAATATTGAAGATGCG GTTGGTGAAGATGTGGTGGGAGAACTAACCAAGTCCATGGAAAAAATTGGCCTGGATATGCGCGTTGCTGCTCTA GTTAATGATACCATTGGAACATTAGCTGGAGGCAGATTCTACAATCAGGATGTCATTGCTGCTGTGATTCTTGGTACTGGGACAAATGCAGCATATGTAGAACGAGCACATGCTATTCCAAAATGGCATGGGCTTATACCAAAATCAGGAGATATG GTTATAAACATGGAGTGGGGTAATTTCCGATCATCACATCTTCCTCTAACAGAATATGATCTAGCTCTGGATGCTCAGAGCTTAAACCCTGGAGAACAG ATTTTTGAGAAATTGATTTCTGGCATGTATTTGGGGGAAGTTGTAAGGAGAGCTTTATTGAAGATGGCCGAAGAAGCTGACTTTTTTGGCGATACTGTTCCCCCCAAATTGAAAGTTCCTTTCATACTTAG GACGCCTGACATGTCAGCCATGCACCATGACACAAGTTCTGATCTGAAAGTGGTTGGAAACAAGTTAAAGGATATATTAGAG ATCTCAAACACATCCCTTAAAATGAGGAAGATCGTTGTTGAACTGTGTGACATTGTTGCTACTCGCGGAGCTCGGCTTGCTGCTGCTGGTATTTTGGGCATCCTTAAGAAAATAGGAAGAGACACAGTTAAGGTTGGGGAGAAGCAAAAGTCAGTGATAGCGTTGGATGGGGGGTTGTTTGAACACTACACCAAATTTAGAGAATGCTTGGAGAGTGCACTGAAGGAATTGCTGGGAGATGAGGCTGCTGAGACCATTGTCATTGAGCATGCTAATGATGGCTCTGGCATTGGTGCAGCCCTCCTGGCAGCTTCTCACTCCCAATATTTGGGAGTGGAGGAGTCTTAA
- the LOC100782678 gene encoding probable 3-hydroxyisobutyrate dehydrogenase-like 1, mitochondrial, with translation MPLPSHSPLQTLRSLHRRIHTSIVRHFMAAAEPIISSSNTRVGWIGTGVMGQSMCAHLIRAGYTLTVFNRTPSKAQPLLDLGAHFAPSPHAVAANSDVVFTIVGYPSDVRSVLLHPSSGALSALRPGGVLVDMTTSEPSLATEIAAAAAAKGCHSIDAPVSGGDRGAKNGTLAIFAGGEEATVKRLEPLFSHLGKVKYMGGSGKGQFAKLANQVTIASTMVGLVEGMVYAHKAGLDVGLYLDAISTGAAGSKSLDLYGKRILNRDLDPGFFVNHFVKDLGICLKECQNMGIALPGLALAQQLYVSLRAHGEGNLGTQALILVLERLNNVTLPPSNT, from the coding sequence ATGCCTCTACCCTCTCACTCTCCGTTGCAAACTCTCCGCTCACTCCACCGCCGCATCCACACTTCCATCGTACGCCACTTCATGGCTGCGGCGGAGCCCATAATAAGCTCATCCAACACGCGCGTGGGCTGGATCGGCACCGGCGTCATGGGCCAGTCCATGTGCGCCCACCTCATCCGTGCCGGCTACACCCTCACCGTCTTCAACCGCACCCCCTCCAAGGCCCAGCCCCTCCTCGACCTCGGAGCCCACTTCGCCCCCTCCCCTCACGCCGTCGCCGCCAACTCCGACGTCGTCTTCACCATCGTCGGCTACCCCTCCGATGTCCGCTCCGTCCTCCTCCACCCCTCCTCCGGTGCCCTCTCCGCCCTCCGCCCCGGCGGCGTCCTCGTCGACATGACAACCTCCGAGCCCTCCCTCGCCACCGAAatcgccgccgccgccgccgccaaaGGCTGCCACTCAATCGACGCCCCAGTATCCGGCGGAGACCGCGGCGCGAAGAACGGAACCCTAGCTATCTTCGCCGGAGGGGAAGAAGCGACGGTGAAGCGTCTGGAACCGTTGTTTTCTCATTTGGGGAAAGTGAAGTACATGGGAGGGAGTGGGAAGGGGCAATTCGCGAAGCTGGCGAATCAGGTGACGATAGCTTCGACGATGGTGGGGCTGGTGGAGGGGATGGTGTACGCGCACAAGGCGGGGCTGGATGTGGGGTTGTACCTGGACGCAATTTCCACCGGCGCGGCCGGTTCCAAGTCGCTTGATTTGTACGGAAAGAGAATCTTGAATAGGGATTTGGATCCGGGGTTCTTCGTAAACCACTTTGTTAAGGATTTGGGGATTTGCTTGAAGGAGTGTCAGAATATGGGGATTGCTTTGCCTGGCTTGGCTCTGGCGCAACAGCTTTATGTGTCGCTTAGGGCTCATGGGGAAGGTAATTTGGGTACTCAGGCTCTTATTTTGGTCCTAGAGCGACTCAACAATGTTACACTTCCTCCCTCCAATACCtga
- the LOC100802486 gene encoding uncharacterized tRNA/rRNA methyltransferase slr0955: protein MYTNISKAQAFPLAAKISSQPKCFTSPLALKFPSLPLASHRNPMLKTPTSHKFGTLEMGKLANPHGLMLQIARRYCSARSTEKQLPWLEVANEVKEEGKVMQKAKTTRISGSFPEGSAKKMSSKSSWEQSIERLDKSHKTEVPESKLRSAAAKFSMKGGVSATASKERKGGLVEKVGQLRSDYGKRYVKFDDNDEEGVDDEMEEEMDDPRWYNIKNKFKGMVGAKVGMERPEVRRWNKQDNWGRKTLKEASESTVPKIVGEGIYGVGPVLAALSADRREFYALYVQEGLDLSGNNRKKKDKKGFERVLKIAEKLGLSVKEASKHDLNMVADNRPHQGLVLDASQLEMVKVNELDPVSIDEGKGSLWVALDEVTDPQNLGAIIRSAYFFGASGVVLCAKNSAPLSGVVSKASAGSLELMELRYCKNMMQFLVSSAENGWRVLGGSVSSKAIALDEVVPGPPTILVLGSEGTGLRPLVERSCTQLVRIPGNIHFDSSTSELDGESSGLNSQSSGKEFLSFLAVESLNVSVAAGVLIHHLIGKKLVDSFPEEHKQIDMSE from the coding sequence ATGTATACCAATATCTCCAAAGCCCAGGCATTTCCTCTCGCCGCTAAAATATCTTCGCAACCCAAATGCTTCACTTCACCCCTCGCCTTAAAGTTCCCATCTTTACCACTTGCTTCTCATCGAAACCCCATGTTAAAAACCCCCACTTCACATAAATTTGGAACCTTGGAAATGGGGAAATTAGCAAATCCCCACGGGTTGATGCTACAAATTGCTAGGAGATATTGTAGTGCAAGAAGTACTGAAAAGCAACTTCCTTGGTTAGAAGTCGCTAATGAGGTTAAGGAAGAAGGTAAGGTGATGCAGAAAGCAAAAACGACTAGGATAAGTGGTTCTTTTCCCGAGGGCTCTGCAAAGAAGATGAGTAGTAAGTCCTCTTGGGAACAATCCATTGAAAGGTTAGATAAAAGTCATAAAACAGAAGTTCCTGAATCTAAGCTGAGATCAGCAGCAGCAAAATTTTCTATGAAAGGTGGTGTTTCAGCTACTGCTAGTAAGGAAAGGAAGGGTGGATTGGTTGAGAAGGTGGGACAGCTCAGAAGTGATTATGGTAAAAGGTATGTGAAgtttgatgataatgatgaagaAGGAGTTGATGATGAAATGGAGGAGGAGATGGATGATCCAAGGTGGTATAACATAAAGAATAAGTTCAAGGGGATGGTGGGGGCAAAAGTTGGAATGGAGAGACCTGAGGTTCGAAGATGGAATAAGCAGGATAACTGGGGTAGAAAGACATTGAAAGAGGCCAGTGAATCCACTGTGCCTAAGATTGTTGGTGAGGGAATCTATGGGGTTGGTCCAGTTTTGGCTGCATTGTCAGCTGATCGAAGGGAATTCTATGCATTGTATGTTCAAGAAGGATTGGATTTGAGTGGCAACAATAGGAAGAAGAAGGACAAGAAAGGGTTTGAGAGAGTtctgaagattgctgaaaagcttggtttgagtgTAAAAGAAGCATCAAAACATGATCTGAATATGGTGGCTGATAACCGTCCCCATCAGGGTTTGGTTTTAGACGCTTCACAGCTAGAGATGGTGAAAGTAAATGAACTGGATCCTGTTTCTATTGATGAAGGGAAGGGTTCCCTTTGGGTAGCCTTGGATGAGGTTACTGATCCTCAGAATTTGGGGGCAATAATTAGGTCTGCATATTTTTTTGGAGCTTCTGGGGTGGTGTTATGTGCCAAGAATTCAGCCCCATTGAGTGGTGTTGTGAGCAAAGCAAGTGCGGGATCACTTGAATTAATGGAACTTAGATATTGCAAGAATATGATGCAATTCTTAGTGTCTTCAGCTGAAAATGGTTGGCGAGTTCTTGGGGGCTCTGTCTCCTCCAAAGCTATTGCTTTGGATGAGGTTGTGCCTGGTCCACCGACCATTCTTGTTTTAGGTAGCGAGGGCACTGGTTTAAGACCATTGGTGGAGAGATCATGTACTCAGTTAGTTAGGATTCCTGGGAACATTCATTTTGACTCAAGTACTAGTGAATTGGATGGTGAAAGTAGTGGTTTAAATTCCCAGAGCTCTGGTAAAGAGTTCCTCTCATTTTTGGCCGTGGAAAGCTTAAATGTTAGTGTTGCAGCAGGTGTGCTTATTCACCACTTAATTGGGAAAAAGTTGGTAGATTCATTTCCAGAGGAGCATAAACAGATTGACATGTCTGAGTGA